A genomic stretch from Erysipelothrix sp. HDW6C includes:
- the rpsG gene encoding 30S ribosomal protein S7 produces MPRKGAVPKRDVVADPIYNSKLVTRLINRIMIDGKKGLAQSILYNAFAIIEEKTGRQPMEVFEQALDNVLPVLELKARRMGGSNIQVPVEVTQERRLTLGLRWIVQYSRTRGEKSMEERLAAEIIDASNGTGASVKKRDDVHKMADANKAFANYRF; encoded by the coding sequence ATGCCAAGAAAAGGTGCAGTCCCTAAAAGAGACGTCGTTGCTGATCCAATTTATAATTCAAAATTAGTAACGCGTTTAATTAACAGAATCATGATTGATGGTAAAAAAGGTTTAGCACAATCAATTCTATATAACGCATTCGCGATTATTGAAGAAAAAACTGGACGTCAACCAATGGAAGTCTTCGAACAAGCGCTTGATAACGTATTGCCAGTATTAGAGCTTAAAGCTCGTCGTATGGGTGGTTCAAACATTCAAGTTCCTGTTGAAGTTACACAAGAGCGTCGTTTGACACTTGGATTACGTTGGATCGTTCAATACTCACGTACACGTGGAGAGAAATCAATGGAAGAACGCTTAGCTGCTGAAATCATCGATGCTTCAAACGGAACAGGTGCGTCAGTTAAGAAACGTGACGATGTTCACAAAATGGCGGATGCTAATAAAGCATTTGCAAATTACCGTTTCTAA
- a CDS encoding thermonuclease family protein produces MKNKHYRKLPVYQQLLIIIILLILAFFIQKWNQIPKDDVTLSRCVDGDTAVFKVKGTEEKVRFIGVDTPELTSNDYYAKEASDYTCERLKSGTIKLEYDSASDERDKFGRLIAWVYVDDELLQRELVAGGYAKVRYIYDDYMYVDELNRLQRDAKKKKLGIWE; encoded by the coding sequence ATGAAAAATAAACACTATCGAAAATTACCTGTATATCAGCAACTGTTGATAATCATCATATTATTAATTCTTGCTTTTTTTATACAAAAATGGAATCAAATCCCCAAAGACGATGTGACCTTATCACGTTGTGTGGACGGGGATACCGCCGTCTTCAAGGTCAAGGGAACTGAAGAAAAGGTTCGGTTTATTGGTGTCGACACTCCAGAACTGACTTCTAATGATTATTATGCGAAAGAAGCAAGCGATTATACGTGCGAGCGCTTGAAATCTGGTACTATTAAACTTGAGTATGATTCAGCATCAGATGAGCGGGACAAATTTGGTCGTCTCATCGCGTGGGTTTATGTGGATGATGAACTGTTGCAACGGGAACTTGTAGCAGGTGGCTATGCCAAAGTTCGCTATATCTATGATGATTATATGTATGTTGACGAGTTGAACCGTCTGCAAAGGGATGCAAAAAAAAAGAAGTTGGGAATTTGGGAATAA
- a CDS encoding ABC transporter ATP-binding protein gives MTRVLDVIDIEKYYGKRGNITKALDGVSFTVETGEFIGIMGPSGSGKTTLLNCVTSIDQVTSGHVRLGGVEITSLKREALQAFRRESLGFIFQDFNLLDTLTAYENIALPLTIQKVPHKEINQRVSEIVQRLDIADTLEKYPYQLSGGQQQRVASARALVGKPQLIVADEPTGSLDSKASRELLETLTSLNHVNQVTIMMVTHDAYSASYANRILFIKDGKLFSELYRGTQSRNQFFDQIMDVVTLLGGETDASR, from the coding sequence ATGACTCGTGTATTAGACGTAATCGATATTGAAAAATATTATGGTAAACGCGGAAACATTACGAAAGCCTTAGATGGTGTTTCGTTTACGGTCGAAACCGGAGAGTTTATTGGGATAATGGGCCCAAGTGGGTCGGGAAAGACGACACTTTTAAATTGTGTAACAAGCATTGACCAAGTAACAAGTGGTCATGTACGCTTGGGTGGGGTTGAGATTACATCCTTAAAAAGAGAAGCACTGCAAGCATTTCGAAGAGAGTCATTGGGATTTATATTTCAAGACTTTAATCTCTTGGATACGCTTACTGCTTATGAAAACATCGCGCTTCCGCTTACAATTCAAAAAGTACCTCACAAGGAAATCAATCAACGTGTCAGCGAAATCGTGCAACGTTTGGATATTGCCGACACTCTGGAAAAGTACCCATACCAACTTTCGGGTGGACAGCAACAAAGGGTGGCCTCGGCACGCGCATTGGTAGGGAAGCCCCAGTTAATCGTTGCGGATGAGCCGACGGGGTCTCTTGATTCAAAAGCCAGTCGCGAATTGCTTGAGACATTAACCTCACTGAATCACGTGAATCAAGTGACAATAATGATGGTGACTCACGATGCTTATAGTGCGAGTTATGCCAATCGTATTCTTTTTATCAAGGATGGCAAACTCTTTAGTGAATTGTACCGTGGAACGCAAAGTCGAAATCAGTTTTTTGATCAAATAATGGACGTTGTTACCTTGCTGGGTGGCGAAACGGATGCCTCACGATAG
- a CDS encoding ABC transporter permease: MYYKLAFRNVRKSYKDFSIYFITLTFSVALFYIFNSFEQQAAILDMSEGQGTMVQALVTIMDVMSVIVAAVFGFLILYANNFLIKRRKKEMGLYTLLGMPRRKISLILILETVYIGFAALLFGLIVGYFGSHLTSLLTARLLAVSANFGFVFSLQATLKTILIFGAVFIIVLIFNRMTLNGYELIDLLRAERKNEEPGAKHLWVSVLVFLLGSGILGGAYVWALQPTQLLLNLLPIIGLGALGTFMIFKSFAGFMLKFMQTNKGHYYKGLNMFVFRQVGAKINSTYRMMATVSLMLLFALGTLITGFNLNTVMAEEIESQTAFDYTLSVHGQNLNKEIDTYMAWFDRPEVEHVSASTIYRGEQTFADLEAIIDTQSETYQRYATMPLGIMSLGDFNSLRTRQGLSSVTLSEHSIALNMQMNGMSGINEQIGDFIHYGVPVSLFNETYTVQDVDRTAVKFENGYFTMPIIIVNDNELLDAINAGHVETKTLLLNADLVSDIDGVAFARSLENNYQHEEDRYAIYNSVAADDIIESSRGMELILTYVSLYLGSVFLVTSVVILALQQLSEASDNQKRYNVLSKIGVSDRMVRHSIFAQNALYFFIPLLIGLIHTYVGVTAVNLNLKLAMMSPTSVKPALMTLGFVLAVYLLYFVVTYVGSKSIILGKNDRNTATE; this comes from the coding sequence ATGTACTATAAACTTGCTTTTCGGAATGTTCGTAAAAGTTATAAAGACTTTTCGATCTATTTCATCACATTAACATTCTCGGTAGCACTATTTTATATATTTAATTCATTTGAACAACAAGCAGCAATTTTAGATATGAGCGAAGGGCAGGGAACGATGGTTCAAGCACTCGTGACGATTATGGATGTAATGTCGGTAATTGTGGCGGCAGTATTTGGATTCTTAATTCTCTATGCAAACAATTTCCTTATTAAGCGTCGAAAAAAAGAAATGGGATTGTATACGTTATTGGGGATGCCACGTCGTAAAATTTCCCTGATTCTTATTTTAGAAACTGTATACATTGGTTTTGCGGCGCTATTGTTTGGGTTGATTGTAGGATACTTTGGTTCACATCTTACATCATTACTAACAGCTCGTTTATTAGCAGTATCAGCAAACTTTGGTTTCGTCTTTTCACTACAAGCCACACTGAAAACAATTTTGATTTTTGGTGCTGTATTTATTATCGTGCTCATCTTCAATCGAATGACACTTAATGGCTATGAACTGATAGATTTATTACGCGCTGAACGTAAGAACGAAGAACCTGGTGCCAAGCATCTGTGGGTCTCTGTCCTGGTATTCTTATTGGGATCAGGTATCCTTGGGGGAGCATATGTATGGGCCTTGCAGCCGACACAATTGCTCTTAAATCTCTTGCCAATTATTGGTTTGGGAGCGCTTGGAACGTTTATGATTTTCAAATCCTTCGCAGGATTTATGTTGAAATTTATGCAGACAAACAAAGGTCACTACTACAAAGGGCTTAATATGTTTGTATTCCGCCAAGTAGGTGCAAAGATTAATTCAACCTACCGTATGATGGCAACAGTTAGCTTGATGTTGTTGTTTGCATTGGGAACCCTGATTACTGGTTTTAATCTCAACACTGTGATGGCGGAAGAAATTGAGAGTCAAACAGCATTTGACTATACTTTGAGTGTTCATGGTCAAAATCTTAACAAGGAGATTGATACCTATATGGCATGGTTTGATCGCCCTGAAGTCGAACACGTGAGTGCATCGACCATTTATCGTGGCGAACAAACGTTTGCAGATTTGGAAGCAATCATAGATACCCAATCGGAAACATATCAACGCTATGCAACAATGCCGTTGGGTATCATGTCACTCGGTGATTTCAACTCGCTTCGAACACGACAAGGGCTCAGTAGCGTTACTCTATCTGAGCATTCAATTGCACTAAACATGCAAATGAATGGGATGTCGGGAATCAATGAGCAAATTGGTGACTTCATTCATTATGGCGTGCCTGTATCACTATTTAATGAAACATATACAGTTCAGGATGTCGATCGAACAGCGGTTAAATTTGAAAATGGCTACTTTACAATGCCGATTATCATCGTAAATGACAATGAGTTATTGGATGCAATCAACGCAGGCCATGTAGAAACAAAAACACTCTTGTTGAATGCTGATTTGGTGAGTGATATCGATGGTGTCGCATTTGCAAGAAGTCTGGAGAACAATTACCAACATGAAGAAGATCGCTATGCAATCTATAACAGTGTAGCTGCAGATGATATTATTGAAAGCTCACGAGGTATGGAGTTAATCTTAACGTATGTTTCATTGTACCTTGGTTCGGTGTTCTTGGTGACCAGTGTTGTCATCCTCGCGCTTCAACAGCTTTCTGAGGCAAGTGACAACCAAAAACGATACAATGTGCTTTCGAAGATTGGTGTCAGCGACCGCATGGTTCGTCATTCAATCTTCGCTCAGAATGCCCTGTATTTCTTTATTCCTTTACTTATTGGATTGATTCATACTTACGTTGGTGTGACGGCAGTAAACTTGAATTTAAAACTTGCAATGATGAGCCCAACCAGCGTAAAGCCAGCTTTAATGACACTTGGATTTGTCTTGGCGGTGTATCTACTCTATTTCGTCGTAACTTATGTTGGAAGCAAGTCAATTATTCTTGGTAAGAATGATAGAAATACTGCCACAGAATAG
- a CDS encoding DUF4440 domain-containing protein, which produces MIHKLKQYELDFLDFEFISCAENTTQRISEDFIEYAASGAIYNRDIVVNALCTETANRPLSIIDFTVKTLSDDVYMVNYTTIDATNGQHVLRTSIWKQFDSNLKLVFHQGTPTNFI; this is translated from the coding sequence ATGATACATAAACTAAAACAATACGAACTTGATTTCCTCGATTTTGAATTCATCAGTTGCGCCGAAAACACAACACAACGCATATCGGAAGACTTTATAGAATATGCAGCCAGTGGTGCCATCTATAATCGCGACATCGTCGTCAATGCGCTGTGTACAGAGACAGCAAACCGCCCCTTAAGCATCATTGACTTCACAGTCAAGACATTAAGCGATGATGTGTACATGGTAAACTACACCACAATTGATGCAACAAATGGCCAACACGTCTTGCGCACATCAATTTGGAAGCAATTTGACAGCAATCTCAAACTGGTCTTTCACCAAGGAACACCAACGAATTTCATCTAA
- the rpsL gene encoding 30S ribosomal protein S12, with translation MPTINQLITNGRTRRVYKSKSPALGRSLNTIKRQTTKVNSPQKRGVCTRVGTMTPKKPNSALRKYARVRLSNGMEVTAYIPGIGHNLQEHSVVLIRGGRVKDLPGVRYHIVRGTLDCAGVTDRRQSRSLYGTKKPKAE, from the coding sequence ATGCCTACAATTAATCAGTTGATTACAAATGGTCGTACACGTCGTGTGTATAAATCAAAATCACCAGCACTAGGTCGTAGTTTGAATACGATTAAACGTCAAACAACAAAGGTAAACAGCCCACAAAAACGTGGAGTATGTACACGTGTTGGAACAATGACACCTAAGAAACCTAACTCAGCTTTACGTAAATATGCGCGTGTTCGTTTGAGTAATGGTATGGAAGTTACGGCTTATATTCCTGGAATTGGACACAACTTACAGGAACATAGTGTTGTATTGATTCGTGGAGGTCGTGTTAAAGACTTACCTGGGGTTCGTTACCACATCGTTCGTGGTACATTGGACTGTGCAGGAGTTACTGACCGTCGCCAAAGCCGTTCATTATACGGAACAAAAAAACCTAAAGCAGAATAA
- the ytvI gene encoding sporulation integral membrane protein YtvI yields MEQKKNFIINVVYYGIVLGIVVAVSMFAMNYLAPFIVGFIIAFILKPIVQKLIKHFGDNKLIRVGVILLFYILIGFIIFWLFIAGISALQNFAKTLPAFYEATLVPTFKSMVDFIEKFFSDMNPVMAQTVDQVISGVAESMKGMVGNISTGVITFITNAIASVPSLLITILIAVISSFFFTLDYQNIVNNIFGVIPDRWQSLVMDVKSGFIGTVGKYLRAYAKLMSLTFVELSIGFFIIGIGNPVGLAFIISIVDILPVLGTGTVMIPWIIFEFVMGNISMGIYLLILYVVITVVRNILEPKVVGDQIGLHPLATLVCIFVGMRLAGIVGLFGLPIMVTIIKTLHDEGKITLFKNLKPNKSVKKDSVEA; encoded by the coding sequence ATGGAACAGAAGAAAAATTTTATTATTAATGTTGTATATTATGGAATCGTATTAGGAATTGTGGTCGCTGTAAGTATGTTCGCCATGAACTATCTGGCACCGTTTATTGTTGGTTTTATTATCGCATTTATTCTCAAACCAATTGTACAAAAATTGATCAAACATTTCGGAGATAATAAGTTAATCCGTGTGGGTGTCATTTTGCTTTTCTATATATTAATAGGGTTTATCATTTTCTGGTTGTTTATTGCAGGAATCTCAGCACTTCAAAATTTTGCGAAAACGCTCCCAGCGTTCTATGAAGCAACTTTAGTTCCGACGTTCAAGTCGATGGTTGATTTCATTGAGAAGTTCTTCAGTGATATGAATCCTGTGATGGCGCAAACTGTTGATCAGGTCATCAGTGGTGTTGCCGAGAGTATGAAGGGGATGGTGGGGAATATATCGACAGGTGTCATTACATTTATTACCAATGCGATTGCATCAGTGCCGAGCCTGCTTATCACTATCTTGATTGCCGTTATCTCATCATTCTTCTTTACACTCGATTACCAAAACATTGTTAACAATATTTTTGGAGTCATCCCTGACCGTTGGCAATCCTTGGTTATGGATGTTAAAAGTGGATTTATCGGAACAGTCGGTAAATACCTAAGAGCTTACGCTAAACTCATGTCACTGACCTTTGTTGAACTTTCGATCGGCTTCTTTATTATTGGTATTGGTAATCCTGTAGGTTTGGCATTCATCATTTCGATTGTAGACATCTTACCGGTACTTGGTACGGGAACCGTCATGATACCTTGGATTATCTTTGAGTTTGTGATGGGGAATATTAGCATGGGAATTTACCTGTTGATTCTCTATGTTGTCATTACCGTTGTTCGTAACATTCTTGAACCAAAAGTTGTTGGTGACCAAATTGGCTTGCATCCACTCGCGACGTTGGTATGTATCTTTGTCGGGATGCGTTTGGCTGGTATCGTTGGCTTGTTTGGGTTGCCAATCATGGTCACAATCATTAAGACACTTCACGATGAAGGGAAGATTACACTTTTCAAAAACTTGAAACCAAACAAAAGTGTAAAAAAAGACAGCGTTGAAGCATAA
- a CDS encoding sensor histidine kinase, which translates to MRIRDYLADKRYLILVALFLSVFLLFFLSVLKIQWEVTVMVLLSLWIATGTPLVVEFSRRRSFYNELLANLEALDQKYLITEMIPDPTFLDGMVLVEVLNDTNKSMADFVRTYKSSQDDYLSYLELWIHEVKTPLAAIDLIASNHRGLEMNAILEESARIQNYLEQVLFYARSSSVEKDYIVQKIDLGMHIRNVVKELSPIFIQKKVSLDMDGIDRDVYSDAKWLEFIIKQILDNALKYVEADTGSIEVKCFEQAQNIVLTIQDNGPGIPAQDIRRVFERGFTGQLGRNHKQATGMGLYLVKTLGDKLYMNISIASDSGTTVTLTFPKSDMMFR; encoded by the coding sequence ATGAGAATTAGAGATTATCTTGCTGACAAGCGGTATCTCATTCTCGTAGCACTGTTTCTGAGTGTCTTTTTGCTTTTCTTTTTGAGTGTGCTTAAGATTCAGTGGGAAGTGACTGTTATGGTGTTGCTTTCATTATGGATTGCGACAGGTACACCGTTGGTTGTGGAATTTTCACGACGTAGAAGCTTTTATAACGAGCTTCTCGCTAATTTGGAAGCACTGGACCAAAAGTATCTTATTACGGAAATGATACCAGATCCTACTTTTCTTGATGGTATGGTATTGGTCGAAGTCTTGAATGATACCAATAAATCCATGGCCGATTTTGTGAGAACCTACAAGAGCAGTCAAGATGACTATCTGAGTTATCTTGAACTGTGGATTCATGAGGTCAAAACACCATTGGCAGCGATAGACTTAATTGCAAGTAATCATCGTGGCTTAGAAATGAATGCAATCTTGGAAGAAAGTGCGCGTATTCAAAATTATCTAGAGCAGGTACTTTTCTATGCACGTTCATCATCTGTAGAAAAAGATTACATTGTTCAAAAAATTGACTTGGGCATGCACATTCGTAATGTTGTTAAAGAACTGTCCCCGATTTTCATTCAGAAGAAAGTGAGTCTGGATATGGACGGAATCGATCGCGACGTTTACAGTGATGCAAAATGGTTGGAGTTTATAATTAAACAAATACTCGATAACGCGTTAAAGTATGTAGAAGCGGATACGGGCTCTATCGAAGTTAAGTGCTTTGAGCAAGCACAAAATATTGTTTTAACGATTCAAGACAATGGACCAGGAATTCCTGCTCAAGACATTCGACGTGTTTTTGAACGTGGGTTTACCGGACAGTTGGGCCGCAATCACAAACAGGCAACGGGCATGGGGTTGTATTTGGTCAAGACATTAGGAGATAAACTGTACATGAATATATCGATTGCTTCAGATAGTGGGACAACCGTTACGCTTACATTTCCAAAGTCTGATATGATGTTCCGTTAA
- a CDS encoding FtsX-like permease family protein → MSFRIALQNVRKSYRDYLIYFVTLTFSVALFYVFGSVDYQLQLLDVSSFADMTSSGLQAMMLIFSVLIVIIFYFLIRYANNFLIRRRNKEFATYLILGMPQKTMGMILVMETLIIGVLSLVSGIIVGIIMSQVTSVFTAFILSSDINYKFIYSAFSMRYTVFCFALIFLFISYGNIRKIRKLNLINIMNSGRENQTVTRINVFFGFVTLVIAIALLVLAYVWVLQPYQLLLGFPLIVLLGTLATLLLFYSIAYIFMNVMTWFKRSYYWELNMFTFRQLGSRVKTTYTMMTFISVIMLFALVLIVTGINLNRSIFASVDVNTPYDYSIILEDDTVLKDFVNQNKASIATNMTYTYYKTGLTNEDLTVSEGINILGEVYVMKLSDYNRVRAHFSQPSLTLDANHALFDVTSQDTIMFVYTPLETVSGSLTLDSQFYRFSSPKASPVLLMNSGPIDYFFIINDDELERMLFDGYLHEPRYVTNLVVKEGQDIEHKISEHIKSNDYIQFLSKHDVVGTMDETRVIITYITLYLGMVFLVSAMVVQSLHSLSDAHDSKRRYTILYNIGVDQSEVNRSIRTQTLIYFLLPMGLALIHTYVGIQAVKLNVERISFASFSLVPTLITLGIVVIFYSVFYYFVYLNIKRIVRQHR, encoded by the coding sequence ATGAGTTTTAGGATAGCATTACAAAATGTTCGCAAAAGTTATCGCGACTATCTTATTTACTTTGTGACACTGACATTTTCAGTGGCGCTTTTCTATGTCTTTGGGTCCGTAGATTATCAACTGCAACTGCTTGATGTTTCTTCGTTTGCAGATATGACATCATCCGGATTGCAAGCGATGATGCTTATTTTTTCGGTATTGATTGTGATTATCTTTTACTTTTTGATTCGCTATGCCAATAATTTTCTGATTCGCCGCCGCAACAAAGAGTTCGCAACATACCTCATTCTTGGAATGCCTCAGAAAACCATGGGCATGATTCTTGTCATGGAAACCTTAATCATCGGGGTCTTATCGCTGGTCTCGGGGATTATCGTTGGAATTATCATGTCGCAAGTGACCAGTGTATTTACTGCATTCATTCTAAGCAGTGATATTAATTACAAGTTTATCTACTCCGCATTCTCAATGCGATACACGGTATTCTGTTTTGCGCTTATCTTTTTATTCATCAGCTATGGTAATATTCGAAAGATTCGCAAACTCAATTTAATTAATATCATGAATTCAGGACGCGAAAATCAAACAGTAACGCGTATTAATGTGTTTTTTGGCTTTGTGACACTTGTGATTGCCATCGCATTATTAGTGCTTGCTTATGTGTGGGTTTTACAACCATACCAACTGTTACTTGGTTTTCCACTGATTGTTCTTTTAGGAACCTTGGCAACATTATTGTTGTTCTATTCAATTGCCTATATATTTATGAATGTTATGACATGGTTTAAACGATCGTATTATTGGGAACTGAATATGTTTACATTTCGTCAGTTGGGATCACGGGTTAAAACAACCTATACGATGATGACATTCATCAGTGTCATCATGCTCTTTGCCTTGGTGCTTATCGTCACAGGGATAAATTTAAACCGATCGATTTTTGCCTCTGTTGACGTGAATACACCCTATGATTATTCAATAATTCTTGAAGACGATACTGTATTAAAAGACTTTGTAAACCAAAACAAAGCATCCATAGCAACAAATATGACATACACCTATTATAAGACGGGGCTTACCAATGAAGATTTGACGGTTTCTGAAGGCATCAATATTCTGGGTGAAGTCTATGTTATGAAACTCTCGGACTACAATCGTGTGCGTGCGCATTTTTCACAACCGTCACTTACATTGGATGCGAACCACGCTTTGTTTGATGTAACCTCACAAGATACGATTATGTTTGTTTATACACCCCTTGAAACAGTGTCGGGATCGCTTACCCTGGATTCACAGTTCTATCGCTTTTCGTCACCCAAGGCATCCCCGGTGCTCTTGATGAATAGTGGTCCCATCGATTATTTCTTCATTATCAATGATGATGAACTTGAGCGTATGCTATTTGATGGGTATCTTCACGAACCACGCTACGTTACAAACCTTGTGGTTAAAGAGGGTCAGGACATTGAACATAAAATAAGTGAGCATATCAAGTCCAATGATTATATTCAATTTCTCAGTAAGCATGATGTCGTGGGGACAATGGATGAGACACGCGTTATCATTACATACATTACACTCTACCTTGGGATGGTATTTCTCGTAAGTGCGATGGTGGTTCAGTCACTTCACTCACTTTCAGATGCCCACGACAGTAAACGCCGTTATACGATTTTGTATAATATTGGAGTGGATCAATCAGAAGTGAATCGCTCCATTCGCACACAAACACTGATATATTTCTTATTGCCGATGGGGCTTGCGCTCATTCACACCTATGTTGGGATTCAAGCAGTTAAACTAAATGTTGAGCGTATCAGCTTTGCGAGTTTTTCCCTTGTACCAACCCTCATAACATTGGGTATCGTAGTCATCTTTTACTCAGTTTTCTATTATTTTGTGTATCTAAACATCAAACGCATTGTGCGTCAACATCGCTAG
- a CDS encoding ABC transporter ATP-binding protein, which translates to MTAVLQVRNIEKYYGKRGNVTKALDGVSFDIEQGEFVGIMGPSGSGKTTLLNCVSTIDRLTSGSIEVNGTNTTKLKKDALQQFRREELGFIFQDFNLLDTLTAYENIALALTIQKVNHKEIANRVNAVAELLDINDHLSKFPYQMSGGQQQRVASARALITNPSLILADEPTGALDSKASRMLLEKMQELNQQSNATIMMVTHDAFTASYAKRILFIKDGKVFNELIRGNQSRREFFDQIIDVVTLLGGDTSNVL; encoded by the coding sequence ATGACAGCAGTATTACAAGTTAGAAATATCGAAAAATATTATGGCAAACGGGGAAACGTCACCAAAGCATTGGACGGTGTCTCGTTTGATATTGAACAAGGTGAGTTTGTTGGGATAATGGGTCCCAGTGGATCGGGAAAAACAACGTTGCTTAATTGTGTATCGACAATCGATCGGCTGACAAGTGGTAGCATTGAGGTTAATGGAACCAATACCACGAAACTAAAGAAAGATGCTTTGCAGCAATTTCGTCGCGAAGAACTGGGGTTTATCTTCCAAGACTTTAACCTTTTGGACACTTTAACAGCCTATGAAAACATTGCGTTGGCACTAACAATTCAAAAAGTTAACCACAAAGAAATTGCTAATCGCGTCAATGCAGTAGCGGAATTATTGGACATTAATGATCATTTATCGAAGTTTCCCTATCAAATGTCTGGGGGACAACAACAACGTGTAGCCAGTGCAAGAGCATTAATTACAAATCCAAGTCTTATTTTGGCAGATGAGCCAACAGGAGCGCTTGATTCAAAAGCAAGCCGTATGTTGCTTGAAAAAATGCAAGAACTCAATCAACAATCCAATGCAACCATTATGATGGTTACCCATGATGCCTTTACAGCAAGTTATGCGAAGCGCATTTTATTTATCAAAGATGGTAAAGTATTTAATGAACTCATTCGAGGAAATCAAAGTCGCCGAGAATTTTTTGATCAAATCATTGATGTCGTAACATTACTTGGAGGCGACACATCAAATGTACTATAA
- a CDS encoding effector binding domain-containing protein — translation MNLYLLETVRTNNFTDPEMVSKITGLWQSLQTLEPPLEGNVYGVYSDYESDYKGDYSFAIATTEPRSQMSIPIFAGMNYTKFAVETDVAATWAFIWDLEESGELHRAYTVDFESYQPDGSVVIYIAIQ, via the coding sequence ATGAATCTATATTTACTTGAAACTGTGCGCACTAACAATTTTACGGATCCCGAAATGGTATCCAAGATTACGGGACTATGGCAATCACTACAAACACTTGAACCCCCTTTGGAGGGCAATGTTTATGGGGTTTACTCAGATTATGAGAGTGATTATAAAGGGGACTACTCCTTTGCAATTGCGACGACTGAACCTCGCTCACAAATGTCAATCCCGATATTTGCAGGCATGAACTATACCAAGTTTGCAGTAGAAACAGATGTTGCTGCAACGTGGGCATTTATTTGGGATCTTGAAGAATCGGGGGAACTTCATCGTGCTTATACGGTCGATTTTGAATCCTATCAACCCGATGGTAGTGTCGTAATTTATATTGCCATTCAATAA
- a CDS encoding response regulator transcription factor: MYRIMIIEDNDKIRNELSTFLQKNGYTTLLVTEFHNVIETYQANDVDCILLDLSLPVVDGYYLAKEIRKLSDVPIIVVTSRDNTMDELMSMNLGADDFITKPYNLQILLARLQSVLRRAYEKADMQVITIRGVELDIPRGIVRFQGTEQELTKNELRILSYLIQNKNTIVSRQDLMQYLWNTDWFVDDNTLTVNINRLRKKLEEIGIDDFIETKRGMGYTINEN, translated from the coding sequence ATGTATCGAATTATGATAATTGAAGACAATGACAAGATTCGTAACGAATTGAGCACATTTCTTCAGAAAAACGGTTATACCACATTACTCGTAACGGAGTTTCACAATGTTATCGAGACATACCAAGCCAATGATGTTGATTGCATCCTCTTAGACTTGTCTTTGCCTGTTGTAGATGGCTATTATCTTGCTAAGGAAATTCGCAAACTCAGTGATGTTCCAATTATTGTTGTAACAAGTCGCGATAATACAATGGATGAATTGATGTCGATGAATCTTGGTGCAGATGATTTCATCACCAAACCATACAATCTGCAAATTTTATTAGCACGTTTGCAATCTGTTTTGCGTCGTGCCTATGAGAAAGCTGATATGCAAGTAATCACAATCCGTGGTGTTGAATTGGACATTCCAAGAGGAATTGTTCGTTTTCAAGGTACAGAACAAGAACTCACAAAAAATGAACTGCGTATTCTTTCATACCTGATTCAAAATAAAAATACGATTGTATCACGCCAAGATCTGATGCAGTATTTATGGAATACGGATTGGTTTGTTGATGATAATACACTGACTGTAAATATCAACCGCCTTCGTAAGAAATTAGAAGAAATAGGGATTGATGATTTTATTGAAACAAAACGCGGTATGGGGTACACAATCAATGAGAATTAG